The Phaeodactylum tricornutum CCAP 1055/1 chromosome 8, whole genome shotgun sequence genome has a window encoding:
- a CDS encoding predicted protein, with product MDNDSDDDNLWGDEPDWFGDNDDDKNSNKQHGEASTVLPDVPVAQHLLILLDCGPDMLRASLPDPEFPDDLIAPLDVVLHACEALVRAQVRASVFAATGQRDALGLYCYNTRPRLPVPTTTATTKTTTTSFPREDYNDDEEEHEDDNDDDYDRFVHGPLPSTAHEIVPLAPPGKAAVQTLQAVQDHPVRGRRIDLPQLYGHRHVTSPTTTPTTPTTTAPHPLQTALFHALQVFGRAKCVRKTTPTRPADWQHVWIFTNNAHPVSSDGDDPDGCSQRQLLQTALHDAAEAGIDVTVWPLPNGPDQDNVDSSVYEQLEMDVAPSTAWTLLVDILPETHRQWKQARRAVGVPLLLPDWKERPPNDPNIQLNLYRLVQESRPPKQYHVHQETGRALEKLTQTVTVRGSELLEQSWGTGHAKNSWGGGADRIQTYVEFGGEKIPMSYADRDAIRRSCNANPDFASLILLGFHDDQSIPLAHTMERSYFCVPDEESVEGSTAAFAHLHASMLRKKVVAVGELLTKVTAAARLVALVPLPEERVDSHFDDELPEILRPAGMLVVSLPFEDEVRELDDDEATNVWEATGTDVASPDLVKAATKLIQRQIIDSIRIGENFENAALLKMWNYIEHVALEEPMPEQPASETILDKDLVLERARHEIDVFLANLPDDSIVEKMPRKRKVEPDDSRLDWFTIWSRDQYFECTNSDLKKKLRSCGEKVSGKKQDLIDRLVPILENEFGKRVIKSEPLLTE from the exons CCCGACTGGTTCggagacaacgacgacgacaagaacAGCAATAAGCAACACGGTGAGGCGTCGACGGTCCTCCCCGACGTGCCCGTCGCACAGCATTTGCTGATTTTACTCGATTGCGGTCCCGATATGCTGCGGGCTTCGCTTCCGGATCCCGAATTTCCCGACGACCTTATCGCTCCCTTGGATGTCGTCCTGCACGCCTGTGAGGCGCTCGTAAGGGCCCAAGTCCGCGCCAGCGTCTTTGCCGCAACCGGACAACGTGATGCGCTCGGGCTTTACTGCTACAATACCCGCCCCCGATTACccgttccaacaacaacagcaacaacaaaaacaacaacaacatcgtTTCCTAGAGAAGATTACAATGATGATGAGGAGGAGCacgaggacgacaatgatgacgactACGATCGCTTCGTCCACGGACCGTTGCCTAGTACAGCACACGAAATAGTTCCCCTCGCACCACCGGGGAAAGCCGCCGTACAAACCTTACAAGCCGTCCAGGATCATCCCGTGCGCGGCCGTCGAATTGACCTTCCCCAGTTGTACGGTCACCGGCACGTCACATCCCCGACCACCACTCCCACTACGCCAACAACGACGGCACCCCATCCGCTCCAAACAGCCCTGTTTCACGCACTCCAAGTCTTTGGTCGCGCCAAGTGCGTCCGCAAAACTACTCCCACCCGACCAGCCGATTGGCAACATGTATGGATCTTTACCAACAACGCCCATCCCGTGTCGAGTGACGGTGACGATCCCGATGGCTGTTCCCAGCGACAACTCCTACAGACCGCCCTGCACGACGCCGCCGAAGCCGGGATAGACGTTACAGTCTGGCCCCTTCCAAACGGACCCGATCAAGACAACGTGGACTCGTCCGTCTACGAACAATTGGAAATGGACGTGGCCCCGTCTACCGCGTGGACGTTGCTGGTTGACATCCTACCGGAAACACACCGTCAGTGGAAACAAGCGCGACGGGCGGTCGGAGTCCCACTCTTGCTGCCGGACTGGAAGGAACGTCCACCCAACGACCCGAACATACAACTCAATCTGTATCGACTCGTGCAGGAATCGCGACCACCCAAGCAATACCACGTACACCAAGAAACCGGACG CGCTCTGGAAAAACTAACGCAAACCGTTACGGTGCGTGGGAGCGAATTGTTGGAACAAAGCTGGGGCACCGGTCACGCAAAAAACTCTTGGGGCGGCGGCGCCGACCGCATACAGACCTACGTCGAGTTTGGTGGCGAAAAGATACCCATGAGTTACGCCGACCGGGACGCGATTCGGCGATCCTGCAACGCCAATCCAGACTTTGCGTCCCTCATCCTCCTGGGGTTTCACGACGACCAGTCCATTCCGCTGGCGCACACCATGGAACGTTCGTACTTTTGTGTCCCCGACGAGGAGAGCGTTGAAGGGAGTACCGCCGCTTTTGCACACCTTCACGCGAGCATGTTGCGGAAAAAGGTGGTGGCCGTGGGAGAACTCTTGACCAAGGTAACAGCAGCTGCACGACTAGTAGCCTTGGTTCCGTTGCCCGAGGAAAGGGTTGACAGCCACTTCGATGATGAATTACCAGAAATTCTCCGACCCGCTGGAATGCTGGTCGTGAGTTTGCCCTTCGAGGACGAAGTCCGGGAactggacgatgacgaggcGACCAATGTGTGGGAGGCAACAGGGACCGATGTGGCTTCTCCCGACCTGGTTAAGGCCGCCACCAAACTGATCCAACGACAAATCATTGATAGTATTCGGATAGGGGAGAACTTCGAAAACGCGGCTCTGCTCAAAATGTGGAACTACATTGAGCAtgttgctttggaagagcCCATGCCGGAACAACCGGCATCGGAGACTATTCTCGATAAGGATCTGGTCCTAGAACGGGCACGACACGAAATTGACGTATTTTTGGCGAACTTGCCCGATGATAGTATAGTCGAAAAGATGCCAAGGAAACGCAAGGTTGAACCCGACGATTCGCGGCTGGACTGGTTTACTATTTGGAGCCGAGATCAATACTTCGAATGTACGAACAGCGACTTAAAAAAGAAACTGAGATCTTGCGGGGAGAAGGTTTCCGGTAAGAAACAGGACCTGATCGACCGTTTAGTCCCTATTTTAGAAAACGAGTTTGGAAAGAGGGTGATCAAGTCTGAACCATTGCTTACCGAATGA